In Actinomadura citrea, a single window of DNA contains:
- the kdgD gene encoding 5-dehydro-4-deoxyglucarate dehydratase has product MKQTAPDEIARRLGSGLLSFPVTHFRDDLSFDEDAYRANIARLGGYDVAGLFAAGGTGEFFSLTPDEVGRVVRAAAAEAPEGVPVVAPAGYGTAAAVRMAEDAEHAGADGILLFPPYLTEAPQEGLAAHVRAVCRATRLGVTIYSRGNAVYQDTTVAELADACPNLVGFKDGVGDLELMTRIRSRLGDRLVYVGGLPTAETFALPYREMGVTTYSSAIFNFVPEFALAFHAAVRAGDREGVHRRLAEFVLPYCEIRNRRMGYAVSIVKAGMRVTGRPAGPVRPPLTDLTGDETARLAELVKRVR; this is encoded by the coding sequence ATGAAGCAGACCGCGCCCGACGAGATCGCCCGGCGGCTCGGGTCCGGGCTCCTGTCGTTCCCCGTCACCCACTTCCGCGACGACCTGTCGTTCGACGAGGACGCCTACCGCGCGAACATCGCCCGCCTCGGCGGATACGACGTGGCGGGCCTGTTCGCGGCGGGCGGGACGGGCGAGTTCTTCTCGCTGACGCCGGACGAGGTCGGCCGGGTCGTGCGCGCGGCGGCCGCGGAGGCGCCGGAGGGCGTTCCGGTGGTCGCGCCCGCCGGGTACGGGACGGCGGCGGCGGTGCGGATGGCCGAGGACGCCGAGCACGCGGGCGCCGACGGGATCCTGCTGTTCCCGCCCTACCTCACCGAGGCGCCGCAGGAGGGTCTGGCCGCGCACGTCCGGGCGGTGTGCCGGGCCACCCGCCTCGGGGTGACGATCTACAGCCGCGGCAACGCCGTCTACCAGGACACGACGGTCGCCGAACTGGCCGACGCGTGCCCGAACCTCGTCGGGTTCAAGGACGGCGTCGGCGATCTGGAGCTGATGACGCGGATCCGGTCCCGTCTCGGCGACCGCCTCGTCTACGTCGGCGGGCTGCCGACCGCCGAGACGTTCGCCCTCCCCTACCGGGAGATGGGCGTCACGACGTACTCGTCGGCGATCTTCAACTTCGTCCCGGAGTTCGCGCTGGCCTTCCACGCCGCCGTCCGCGCCGGCGACCGGGAGGGCGTCCACCGGCGGCTGGCGGAGTTCGTCCTGCCGTACTGCGAGATCCGCAACCGCCGCATGGGCTACGCGGTGAGCATCGTCAAGGCGGGCATGCGGGTCACCGGTCGGCCCGCCGGACCCGTCCGCCCTCCGCTGACCGACCTGACCGGGGACGAGACCGCACGGCTCGCGGAAC
- a CDS encoding LysR substrate-binding domain-containing protein gives MFTLTQLANFVAVAEELHFGRAARRLRMTQPPLSRQIQLLENELKVRLFDRTNRSVRLTPAGRAFLVEARRLLQQADHAAMSVRQVSAGEAGTITLGFTAASAHATLGRVLEAARTALPDVEIVLREMVTRDQVRALAEGGLDLGLVRPPVSDPDLEERPADREPLLAAVPRGHPLAVGDGPVPLADLDGRRFLMYSPVEARYFHELLVSLFREARVSPVYAQYLSQVHSILALVNCGWGLALVPAAAARLRYAGVVFRPVELPDPAPVELSLAWRRGNDNPALALLLRHL, from the coding sequence ATGTTCACGCTCACCCAGCTCGCGAACTTCGTGGCCGTCGCCGAGGAACTGCACTTCGGCCGCGCGGCCCGGCGCCTGCGCATGACGCAGCCGCCGCTCAGCCGCCAGATCCAGCTGCTGGAGAACGAGCTGAAGGTGCGGCTGTTCGACCGGACGAACCGCTCGGTGCGCCTCACCCCGGCCGGGCGCGCGTTCCTCGTCGAGGCCCGACGGCTGCTCCAGCAGGCAGACCACGCCGCGATGTCCGTCCGGCAGGTGTCGGCGGGCGAGGCCGGGACGATCACGCTCGGCTTCACCGCCGCGAGCGCCCACGCGACGCTCGGCCGGGTGCTGGAGGCCGCCCGGACGGCGCTGCCGGACGTGGAGATCGTGCTGCGCGAGATGGTCACCCGCGATCAGGTGCGCGCCCTCGCCGAGGGCGGTCTGGACCTCGGGCTCGTCCGGCCGCCGGTGAGCGACCCCGACCTGGAGGAGCGCCCCGCCGACCGCGAGCCCCTGCTCGCCGCGGTTCCGCGCGGCCATCCCCTGGCGGTGGGGGACGGCCCGGTCCCCCTCGCCGACCTCGACGGGCGGCGGTTCCTCATGTACTCGCCCGTCGAGGCCCGCTACTTCCACGAACTGCTGGTCAGCCTGTTCCGGGAGGCCCGCGTCTCGCCCGTGTACGCGCAGTACCTCAGCCAGGTGCACAGCATCCTCGCGCTGGTCAACTGCGGCTGGGGGCTGGCGCTCGTGCCCGCGGCGGCGGCCCGCCTCCGCTACGCGGGCGTGGTGTTCCGGCCCGTCGAGCTGCCCGATCCGGCCCCGGTGGAGCTGAGCCTGGCCTGGCGGCGCGGCAACGACAACCCGGCGCTCGCCCTGCTGCTGCGCCACCTGTGA
- a CDS encoding acyl-CoA dehydrogenase family protein, giving the protein MSDFPAYAPSEEHELLRRTVRELAEAKIAPFAAEVDEESRFPQEALDALVANGLHAVHVPESYGGAGADALATVIVIEEVARVCASSSLIPAVNKLGTVPVLLAGSQGLRERFLGPVARGEAMFSYALSEADAGSDAAGMRTRAVRDGDHWVLDGAKMWITNAGVSRFYTVMAVTEPGAGARGISAFVVDSETDAGVSFGARERKLGIKGSPTRQVVLEGVRVPADRMIGAEGTGFKTALATLDHTRITIAAQALGIAQGALDFAVGYVKQRRQFGRAVADFQGVQFMLADMAMRLEGARQLTYHAAVKSERAMGGERVPDLTFVSSACKTLASDVAMDVTTDAVQLLGGYGYTREFPVERMMRDAKITQIYEGTNQIQRMVMARQLLK; this is encoded by the coding sequence ATGAGCGACTTTCCCGCGTACGCGCCGTCTGAGGAGCATGAGCTGTTGCGGCGGACGGTGCGTGAGCTGGCCGAGGCCAAGATTGCTCCTTTCGCGGCGGAGGTGGATGAGGAGTCGCGGTTCCCGCAGGAGGCGTTGGACGCTCTGGTGGCCAATGGTCTGCATGCGGTGCACGTGCCCGAATCGTACGGGGGTGCGGGGGCGGATGCGTTGGCGACGGTGATCGTGATCGAGGAGGTGGCGCGGGTGTGCGCGTCTTCTTCGTTGATTCCGGCGGTGAACAAGCTGGGGACGGTTCCGGTTCTGCTGGCGGGGTCGCAGGGGTTGCGGGAGCGTTTTCTCGGGCCGGTGGCGCGGGGGGAGGCGATGTTCTCGTATGCGTTGTCGGAGGCGGATGCGGGGTCGGACGCGGCGGGGATGCGGACGCGGGCGGTGCGTGATGGGGATCACTGGGTGCTGGACGGCGCGAAGATGTGGATCACCAATGCGGGGGTGTCGCGGTTCTACACGGTGATGGCGGTGACCGAGCCGGGTGCGGGGGCGCGGGGGATCTCGGCGTTCGTGGTGGATTCCGAGACCGATGCGGGGGTGTCGTTCGGGGCCAGGGAGCGCAAGTTGGGGATCAAGGGGTCGCCGACGCGTCAGGTGGTCCTGGAGGGGGTGCGGGTTCCGGCGGATCGGATGATCGGGGCTGAGGGGACGGGGTTCAAGACGGCGTTGGCGACGTTGGACCATACGCGGATCACGATCGCGGCGCAGGCGTTGGGGATCGCGCAGGGGGCGCTGGATTTCGCGGTGGGGTATGTCAAGCAGCGGCGGCAGTTCGGTCGGGCGGTCGCTGATTTCCAGGGTGTGCAGTTCATGCTGGCCGATATGGCGATGCGGTTGGAGGGTGCGCGGCAGTTGACGTATCACGCGGCGGTGAAGTCCGAGCGGGCGATGGGGGGTGAGCGTGTGCCGGATCTGACGTTCGTGTCGTCGGCGTGCAAGACGCTGGCCTCGGATGTGGCGATGGATGTGACCACTGATGCGGTGCAGTTGCTGGGCGGGTACGGGTACACGCGGGAGTTCCCGGTGGAGCGGATGATGCGCGACGCCAAGATCACCCAGATCTACGAGGGCACCAACCAGATCCAGCGCATGGTCATGGCCCGCCAGCTCCTGAAGTAG
- a CDS encoding sensor histidine kinase: MARRPASVRARTTLGATAVVAVALVAAGLAVVLLLRSNLGGQADLKAEVAAREVASQLAAGTPFAALDLPDGEDRPVQVVDEEGRVRAASEDLRRIHGTGSPGVRPGRPPSGDDDDGDDDDPARGEVSGGDPEFSTGRATVDDRTADYRFAAVEVTTPRDETVTVYAGADLAAARDAVGTAVRAMLAGLPPLLAVVAGVTWLVTRRALRPVEAVRAELAEITSSGDLARRVPVPEARDEIAGLAATTNATLAALEESVARQRGFVADASHELRSPIASLRTQLEVAAAHPELLDVGGLVEDVLRLQRLAADLLLLARIDAGDRPPARPVALGGLVGEELERRAAGDRITVQASIEADPRVMGVPGRLSRVVGNLLDNAQRHACSAVRLSVGEEAGTAVVRVADDGPGVPPADHERIFERFVRLDDARSRDEGGAGLGLAIARDLVLAHGGDLAVREAPGGGALFEVRLPAV, encoded by the coding sequence ATGGCCCGCCGCCCGGCGTCCGTCCGCGCCAGGACGACCCTGGGCGCGACCGCCGTGGTGGCGGTCGCGCTCGTCGCCGCCGGGCTCGCGGTGGTGCTGCTGCTGCGCTCGAACCTCGGCGGGCAGGCCGACCTCAAGGCGGAGGTGGCGGCGCGCGAGGTGGCCTCCCAGCTCGCCGCCGGCACCCCGTTCGCGGCGCTCGACCTGCCGGACGGGGAGGACCGGCCCGTGCAGGTCGTGGACGAGGAGGGCCGGGTGCGGGCGGCCAGCGAGGACCTGCGGCGGATTCACGGGACCGGCTCCCCCGGCGTGCGGCCCGGGCGGCCCCCGTCGGGCGACGATGACGACGGCGATGACGACGATCCGGCGCGCGGGGAGGTGTCGGGCGGCGACCCGGAGTTCTCCACGGGCCGCGCGACCGTCGACGACCGCACGGCCGACTACCGGTTCGCGGCGGTCGAGGTGACGACGCCGCGGGACGAGACCGTGACCGTCTACGCGGGCGCCGACCTGGCCGCCGCCCGGGACGCGGTGGGCACCGCCGTCCGGGCGATGCTCGCGGGACTGCCGCCCCTGCTCGCGGTCGTCGCGGGGGTGACGTGGCTGGTCACGCGGCGGGCGCTGCGTCCGGTGGAGGCGGTCCGGGCGGAGCTGGCCGAGATCACCTCCTCCGGCGACCTGGCCCGGCGGGTGCCCGTGCCGGAGGCGCGGGACGAGATCGCCGGGCTGGCCGCCACGACGAACGCGACGCTCGCCGCGCTGGAGGAGTCGGTGGCGCGGCAGCGCGGGTTCGTCGCGGACGCCTCGCACGAGCTGCGCAGTCCCATCGCCTCGCTGCGCACCCAGTTGGAGGTCGCCGCCGCGCATCCGGAGCTGCTGGACGTCGGCGGGCTTGTCGAGGACGTCCTGCGGCTCCAGCGGCTGGCCGCCGACCTGCTGCTCCTCGCCCGCATCGACGCCGGGGACCGTCCGCCGGCCAGGCCCGTCGCGCTCGGCGGGCTCGTCGGGGAGGAGCTGGAGCGCCGCGCGGCGGGCGACCGGATCACCGTCCAGGCGTCGATCGAGGCCGATCCGCGGGTCATGGGCGTGCCCGGGCGGCTGTCGCGGGTGGTCGGCAACCTGCTCGACAACGCCCAGCGGCACGCGTGCTCGGCGGTCCGGCTCTCGGTGGGCGAGGAGGCGGGCACGGCGGTGGTGCGGGTCGCCGACGACGGGCCGGGGGTGCCGCCCGCCGACCACGAGCGGATCTTCGAGCGGTTCGTGCGGCTGGACGACGCGCGCAGCCGGGACGAGGGCGGCGCGGGTCTCGGGCTGGCCATCGCCCGCGACCTGGTGCTGGCGCACGGCGGGGACCTCGCCGTGCGCGAGGCCCCCGGCGGCGGCGCGCTGTTCGAGGTGCGGCTGCCGGCGGTCTGA
- a CDS encoding response regulator transcription factor, with translation MRLLIVEDERRLAASLARGLTAEGFVVETVHDGAEGLHRALGGGYDLILLDIMLPGMNGYRVCAALRAAGDETPILMLTAKDGEYDEAEGLDTGADDYLTKPFSYVVLVARVRALLRRRTRGAAPAIVLGDLRVDPAARRVYRGEAEVELTAKEFAVLEHLAANAGRVVSKAQIIEAVWDLAYDGDPNIVEVYVSALRRKLDLPFGRRSITTVRGAGYRLARDGGA, from the coding sequence ATGCGCCTGCTGATCGTCGAGGACGAGAGACGCCTGGCCGCCTCGCTCGCGCGGGGGCTGACGGCCGAGGGGTTCGTGGTCGAGACCGTCCACGACGGAGCCGAGGGGCTGCACCGGGCGCTCGGCGGCGGGTACGACCTGATCCTCCTCGACATCATGCTGCCCGGGATGAACGGCTACCGGGTGTGCGCGGCGCTGCGCGCGGCGGGCGACGAGACGCCGATCCTGATGCTGACCGCCAAGGACGGCGAGTACGACGAGGCGGAGGGCCTGGACACCGGCGCGGACGACTACCTCACCAAGCCGTTCTCCTACGTGGTGCTGGTGGCCCGCGTCCGCGCGCTGCTGCGCCGCCGGACGCGGGGCGCGGCGCCCGCCATCGTGCTCGGCGACCTCAGGGTCGACCCGGCGGCGCGGCGCGTGTACCGGGGCGAGGCCGAGGTGGAGCTGACCGCCAAGGAGTTCGCGGTGCTGGAGCACCTGGCGGCGAACGCGGGCCGGGTCGTGTCGAAGGCGCAGATCATCGAGGCGGTCTGGGACCTCGCCTACGACGGTGACCCCAACATCGTCGAGGTGTACGTGAGCGCGCTGCGCCGCAAGCTCGACCTCCCGTTCGGGCGCCGGTCGATCACGACGGTGCGCGGCGCCGGATACCGGCTGGCCCGGGACGGGGGCGCCTGA
- a CDS encoding PepSY domain-containing protein — MRFDARRMVAGRGLLVTLVAAGALAAGGATAAIAAADGGEGGSPSGDSPARTAVSLTQAADTALRAVPGKVQEIELDGEHGTTVWEVDVLTGDGAARKVVIDSGSGKVVADRPEKQDEDDRGEAAALRNAKATVAGAAAAALKAVPGHATSVGFDRDGGRAVWEVDVTGAGGTEHEVVVDAATGRVVAEEADDDD, encoded by the coding sequence ATGAGGTTCGACGCACGGCGCATGGTCGCGGGCCGCGGCCTGCTGGTCACACTGGTCGCCGCGGGCGCGCTCGCCGCCGGCGGAGCCACGGCCGCGATCGCCGCCGCGGACGGCGGCGAGGGCGGCTCGCCGTCCGGCGACAGCCCCGCGCGGACGGCCGTCTCGCTGACGCAGGCCGCGGACACGGCGCTGAGGGCCGTCCCCGGGAAGGTCCAGGAGATCGAGCTGGACGGCGAGCACGGCACGACCGTCTGGGAGGTCGACGTCCTCACCGGTGACGGCGCCGCGCGCAAGGTCGTCATCGACTCCGGCAGCGGCAAGGTCGTGGCCGACCGCCCCGAGAAGCAGGACGAGGACGACAGGGGCGAGGCCGCCGCGCTGCGCAACGCGAAGGCCACCGTGGCGGGCGCGGCGGCCGCGGCGCTCAAGGCCGTTCCCGGCCACGCGACCTCCGTCGGTTTCGACCGCGACGGCGGCAGGGCGGTCTGGGAGGTCGACGTGACCGGTGCCGGCGGGACCGAGCACGAGGTCGTCGTGGACGCCGCGACCGGCAGGGTCGTCGCCGAGGAGGCGGACGACGATGACTGA
- a CDS encoding SAM-dependent methyltransferase, with the protein MSEQRPGPGIDTSVPHVARIWNYWLGGKDNYPVDREVGDQILGMLPDVARLARASRLFLNRVVWHLAAEAGIRQFIDIGTGLPTVDNTHEVAQRAAPESRIVYVDNDPLVLEHAKGLLTSTPEGSTAYIHADLRDPDAILEAAAETIDFSRPVAFTLMGILEFVPDDDQAYRIVRRLMDAVPSGSYFAMYDGTNVVHGEASDRIVDVWNASGNAQLVLRTPEEIGGFFDGLVLVEPGIVPVTHWRPDAAEPEAVDAYGAVGRKP; encoded by the coding sequence ATGAGCGAGCAGCGACCCGGGCCCGGCATCGACACGAGCGTCCCGCATGTGGCGCGCATCTGGAACTACTGGCTTGGCGGCAAGGACAACTATCCGGTGGACCGCGAGGTAGGGGACCAGATCCTCGGGATGCTGCCGGACGTCGCGCGCCTGGCCCGGGCCTCCCGGCTCTTCCTGAACCGGGTGGTGTGGCACCTGGCCGCCGAGGCCGGGATCCGCCAGTTCATCGACATCGGCACCGGGCTGCCCACGGTGGACAACACCCACGAGGTCGCCCAGCGCGCCGCCCCCGAGTCGAGGATCGTCTACGTCGACAACGACCCCCTGGTACTGGAGCACGCGAAGGGCCTGCTCACCAGCACGCCCGAGGGGAGCACCGCCTACATCCACGCGGACCTTCGCGACCCGGACGCGATCCTGGAGGCCGCCGCCGAGACGATCGACTTCAGCCGTCCGGTCGCGTTCACGCTGATGGGCATCCTGGAGTTCGTCCCCGACGACGACCAGGCGTACCGGATCGTGCGGCGGCTCATGGACGCGGTGCCCTCCGGCAGCTACTTCGCCATGTACGACGGGACGAACGTCGTGCACGGAGAGGCGTCCGACCGCATCGTGGACGTCTGGAACGCCTCGGGCAACGCGCAGCTCGTCCTGCGGACGCCCGAGGAGATCGGGGGCTTCTTCGACGGTCTGGTACTCGTGGAGCCCGGCATCGTCCCGGTGACGCACTGGCGGCCGGACGCGGCCGAGCCGGAGGCCGTGGACGCCTACGGCGCCGTAGGCCGCAAGCCCTAG
- a CDS encoding SRPBCC family protein, translating into MTGNEFVYTTYIKTTPERLWEALTDPAFTRRYWGVAFETDWRPGSAVTWHEEGATTSDPEQVVLEAEPGRRLAYTWHTFTPEWARSTGVDEETRARLLREPRSAVAFELEPVGEAVRLTVVHQSGEVLLGMSRHGWPHVLSGLKTLLETGAPLPTP; encoded by the coding sequence ATGACCGGGAACGAGTTCGTCTACACGACCTACATCAAGACCACGCCGGAGCGACTCTGGGAGGCGCTCACCGACCCGGCCTTCACCCGCCGCTACTGGGGCGTCGCCTTCGAGACCGACTGGAGGCCCGGATCCGCCGTCACCTGGCACGAGGAGGGCGCGACGACGTCCGACCCCGAGCAGGTCGTCCTCGAAGCCGAGCCGGGCCGGCGCCTCGCCTACACCTGGCACACCTTCACGCCCGAGTGGGCGCGGTCCACCGGCGTGGACGAGGAGACCCGCGCCCGGCTCCTGCGGGAACCCCGCTCCGCGGTGGCGTTCGAGCTCGAACCCGTCGGGGAGGCGGTGAGGCTGACCGTCGTCCACCAGAGCGGCGAGGTGCTGCTCGGCATGTCCCGGCACGGCTGGCCGCACGTCCTGTCCGGCCTCAAGACGCTTCTGGAGACCGGCGCTCCCCTCCCCACCCCGTAG
- a CDS encoding DUF5999 family protein — MCQHEPPCPQPDDLDREAARIIAAHPEQGWNLLCNGVVVFDDTGELLPDGRVIAPHRPTTAA; from the coding sequence ATCTGCCAGCACGAGCCGCCCTGTCCGCAGCCGGACGACCTCGACCGCGAGGCCGCGCGCATCATCGCCGCCCACCCCGAGCAGGGGTGGAACCTTCTGTGCAACGGCGTCGTCGTCTTCGACGACACCGGCGAGCTCCTTCCCGACGGGCGCGTCATCGCCCCGCACCGCCCCACCACCGCCGCCTAG
- a CDS encoding SAM-dependent methyltransferase: MADDLPENAPPGIDPSTPTFARVYDYFLGGKDNFAADREVADMVMQLVPEAPVVAQGNRVAIERAVTYMARDLGIDQFVDIGSGLPTSSNVHQFARAANPDSRVVYVDNDPIVLAHGRALLTETGVATFIQGDLYEPEKIFTDPALTRLLDLSRPVGIVLAAIIHHVPDERDPAGVVRELLPFLASGSHVVLTHLHDSGDDPRVEEAKRILQSGLGGSYFRHSSEVERFMEGLTILEPGVAHVTEWRPAGPAGPLEHPLHTQMVAVLGRKD, from the coding sequence GTGGCCGACGACCTCCCCGAGAACGCACCTCCGGGCATCGACCCCTCCACGCCCACCTTCGCGCGCGTGTACGACTACTTCCTCGGCGGCAAGGACAACTTCGCCGCCGACCGCGAGGTGGCCGACATGGTGATGCAGCTCGTGCCGGAGGCCCCCGTCGTGGCCCAGGGCAACCGGGTCGCCATCGAGCGAGCGGTGACCTACATGGCCCGCGATCTCGGGATCGACCAGTTCGTCGACATCGGGTCGGGGCTGCCCACGTCGTCCAACGTGCACCAGTTCGCCCGGGCGGCCAACCCGGACTCGCGGGTGGTGTACGTCGACAACGACCCGATCGTGCTGGCGCACGGGCGGGCCCTGCTGACCGAGACCGGCGTCGCGACGTTCATCCAGGGCGACCTGTACGAGCCTGAGAAGATCTTCACCGACCCCGCGCTGACCAGGCTGCTCGACCTGTCGCGCCCGGTGGGCATCGTGCTGGCCGCGATCATCCACCACGTACCGGACGAGCGCGACCCGGCCGGGGTCGTCCGGGAGCTGCTCCCGTTCCTGGCGTCCGGCAGCCACGTCGTGCTCACCCACCTGCACGACTCGGGTGACGACCCGCGCGTCGAGGAGGCCAAGCGCATCCTGCAGTCGGGGCTCGGCGGGTCCTACTTCCGGCACTCCTCCGAGGTCGAGCGGTTCATGGAGGGCCTCACGATCCTGGAACCGGGGGTGGCCCACGTGACCGAATGGCGGCCCGCCGGGCCCGCCGGGCCGCTGGAGCACCCGCTGCACACCCAGATGGTCGCGGTGCTCGGCCGGAAGGACTGA
- a CDS encoding DedA family protein — translation MIETMYAASGSGPAGGVAGWATDLMDKLGAPGAGLAIALENLFPPLPSEVILPLAGFASAQGRMSLVAALAWTTAGSVAGALALYGIGALIGRDRIRALVARLPLLKLDDLDRTEAWFARHGAKAVFFGRMIPIFRSLISVPAGVERMRMATFLLYTALGSLLWNTVFVLAGYGLGDNWRTVEEYVGVYSKAVVVLVGLAALAFVAVRIVKSRRSARRPGPGVHRAEARGSSSGGERTRT, via the coding sequence ATGATCGAGACGATGTACGCGGCGTCCGGGAGCGGGCCCGCGGGGGGTGTCGCGGGGTGGGCGACGGACCTGATGGACAAGCTGGGCGCGCCCGGGGCGGGGCTGGCGATCGCGCTGGAGAACCTGTTCCCGCCCCTGCCGAGCGAAGTGATCCTCCCCCTGGCGGGGTTCGCCTCCGCGCAGGGCCGGATGAGCCTGGTGGCGGCGCTGGCGTGGACGACGGCCGGCAGCGTGGCCGGGGCGCTGGCCCTGTACGGGATCGGCGCGCTGATCGGACGGGACCGGATCCGCGCGCTGGTGGCGCGGCTGCCGCTGCTCAAGCTCGACGACCTGGACCGGACGGAGGCGTGGTTCGCCCGGCACGGCGCCAAGGCCGTGTTCTTCGGCCGGATGATCCCGATCTTCCGCAGCCTGATCTCCGTCCCGGCCGGGGTGGAGCGGATGAGGATGGCGACGTTCCTGCTCTACACCGCCCTCGGCAGCCTGCTGTGGAACACGGTGTTCGTGCTGGCCGGGTACGGGCTCGGGGACAACTGGCGGACGGTGGAGGAGTACGTCGGCGTCTACTCCAAGGCCGTGGTCGTGCTGGTCGGGCTTGCGGCGCTGGCGTTCGTCGCCGTACGTATCGTGAAGTCGCGCAGGTCCGCGCGGCGCCCGGGGCCGGGGGTGCACCGAGCGGAGGCGAGAGGGTCGTCGAGTGGAGGCGAGAGAACTCGAACGTGA
- a CDS encoding sensor histidine kinase: MIATFEVPRGGPRAAARAAAGLLLGAVTAGAELVLLAVAAVLMAYSMAFSRGRRKVPAAVADGAELLAELELWRLRAFLGEDRAVRYGPLKALAYLVLRVPVGLLGGVILLLLAYGAAAAVRLAVGWWITGDHMDDIPPTWWIVLYTAVAGVVLLFLAVQGLVGVAAMERSVARRCLGPSPLEEYERRIAQLSVTRAQVVDAVDDERRRIERDLHDGVQQRLVALGMLIGRARRAGDDERAAELLRQAHEESQRALADLREVTWRVYPAALDGEGLRAALETVAERSALPVAIEYDVPGRPPHAVETAAYFVVCEAVTNAAKHSGAASVRVAVAGSATMIGVRIEDDGGGGADPGGGGLAGLARRVAALDGTFAVDSPRGGPTVITAELPCG, from the coding sequence GTGATCGCAACTTTTGAGGTGCCGCGCGGCGGCCCGCGCGCGGCGGCGCGGGCCGCGGCGGGCCTGCTGCTCGGCGCGGTCACGGCCGGGGCGGAACTGGTGCTGCTGGCGGTGGCGGCGGTCCTGATGGCGTACTCGATGGCGTTCTCGCGCGGGCGCCGGAAGGTGCCCGCGGCCGTCGCGGACGGCGCCGAACTCCTGGCCGAGCTGGAGCTCTGGAGGCTCCGGGCGTTCCTCGGCGAGGACCGGGCCGTCCGGTACGGCCCGTTGAAGGCGCTCGCCTACCTCGTACTGCGGGTGCCGGTAGGGCTGCTCGGCGGCGTGATCCTGCTGCTGCTCGCCTACGGGGCGGCGGCCGCGGTCCGGCTGGCGGTGGGCTGGTGGATCACCGGCGACCACATGGACGACATCCCGCCGACCTGGTGGATCGTCCTCTACACGGCCGTCGCGGGCGTGGTGCTGCTCTTCCTCGCCGTCCAGGGCCTGGTCGGGGTCGCGGCGATGGAGCGGAGCGTGGCCAGGCGCTGCCTCGGGCCGAGCCCGCTGGAGGAGTACGAGCGCCGCATCGCGCAGCTGTCGGTGACGCGGGCGCAGGTGGTGGACGCGGTGGACGACGAGCGCCGCCGCATCGAGCGCGACCTGCACGACGGCGTCCAGCAGCGGCTCGTGGCGCTCGGCATGCTGATCGGGCGGGCCCGCCGCGCCGGCGACGACGAGCGGGCGGCCGAGCTGCTGAGGCAGGCGCACGAGGAGTCGCAGCGGGCGCTCGCGGACCTGCGGGAGGTCACCTGGCGGGTCTACCCGGCGGCGCTGGACGGCGAGGGGCTGCGGGCGGCGCTGGAGACCGTGGCCGAGCGGTCCGCGCTGCCGGTGGCGATCGAGTACGACGTCCCCGGCCGGCCCCCGCACGCGGTCGAGACCGCGGCGTACTTCGTCGTCTGCGAGGCCGTCACCAACGCCGCGAAGCACTCCGGTGCCGCGTCGGTGCGGGTGGCCGTGGCGGGATCGGCGACAATGATCGGCGTGCGCATCGAGGACGACGGGGGCGGGGGAGCCGACCCGGGCGGCGGCGGGCTCGCCGGGCTGGCCCGCCGGGTGGCCGCGCTGGACGGGACGTTCGCCGTGGACAGCCCGCGCGGCGGCCCGACCGTGATCACCGCGGAGTTGCCGTGCGGGTGA
- a CDS encoding response regulator — translation MRVMLAEDSTLLREGLVRLLAEEGHRVEAAVGDGDALIAAVAAGPPDVVVVDVRMPPSHTDEGLRAALEIRRRWPDVGVLVLSQYVEKRYAAELIIADTAGVGYLLKDRVAQVDEFLDALERVGGGGAAFDPEVVRRLLAAHGAQGDPLARLTPRERDVLDTMAQGHTNASIAAHLHISQSAVEKHVNAIFDKLDLSHATGYSRRVLAVLRYLGS, via the coding sequence GTGCGGGTGATGCTGGCCGAGGACTCCACGCTGCTGCGCGAGGGCCTGGTGCGGCTGCTCGCCGAGGAGGGCCACCGGGTGGAGGCGGCGGTCGGCGACGGCGACGCGCTGATCGCGGCGGTGGCCGCCGGCCCGCCCGACGTCGTGGTCGTCGACGTCCGGATGCCGCCCAGCCACACCGACGAGGGCCTGCGCGCCGCCCTGGAGATCCGGCGGCGCTGGCCGGACGTCGGGGTGCTCGTCCTGTCGCAGTACGTGGAGAAGCGCTACGCCGCCGAGCTGATCATCGCGGACACCGCGGGCGTCGGCTACCTGCTGAAGGACCGGGTCGCGCAGGTCGACGAGTTCCTCGACGCACTGGAGCGCGTCGGCGGGGGCGGCGCCGCGTTCGACCCGGAGGTGGTGCGCCGGCTGCTGGCCGCGCACGGCGCGCAGGGCGACCCGCTGGCGCGCCTCACCCCGCGCGAGCGGGACGTCCTCGACACGATGGCGCAGGGGCACACCAACGCCTCGATCGCCGCCCACCTCCACATCTCCCAGAGCGCCGTCGAGAAGCACGTCAACGCGATCTTCGACAAGCTCGACCTGTCGCACGCGACCGGGTACAGCCGCCGCGTCCTGGCCGTCCTGCGGTACCTGGGCTCCTGA